From Anopheles darlingi chromosome 2, idAnoDarlMG_H_01, whole genome shotgun sequence, the proteins below share one genomic window:
- the LOC125951147 gene encoding serine/arginine repetitive matrix protein 2 isoform X2, which yields MSLESSMEQVESTHFLQRPEGVGEQDGTNDTVVVPASATRTDGGASVQIEGGGLPPLNDDRCRVPATTGSGTDPTVAAVDGGKESNEPTVGTPIPGSKDANGSSSNNNKSNQHSASGAITPVVSGNASRRKRRRRKSKRGKSSSTNVSYSRATQWKYHPSNNERRVKYLLAAARRYSPFMQSDHPPLVPYNTNRFLMEDHMPQVLTPSEDEEDFLTKDFSVVYEKERCEQLENLSHPELIQEYIKLMVDHEQVTRRLNALSAGGVGSGRGVASAAAAAVVDKSDADGGGSVGGAAVSGGATEADGGSISKERRLELRVQELTKENYELRRQLEHTNRLVLSAKSSPRYGAPVLERMDVTGGGDAQRIDDSTSEDSEADSSSTTSSNNSGKSSSSSSSSSSSSASSMSEPENDEPMAVEAPLQPRLMAGASRQSAAYRHMNGSGVNGMANGNHGEVDGEEDDPSSSDDAADDDNEEDLIGDEQLRFMNGEENPALSPRPPLMVE from the exons ATGTCGCTAGAAAGTAGCATGGAGCAGGTAGAAAGTACGCATTTTTTGCAAAGACCCGAAGGAGTCGGAGAGCAGGATGGCACGAACGACACGGTAGTAGTACCGGCGAGCGCCACCAGGACCGATGGTGGCGCTAGTGTCCAAATTGAAGGTGGTGGTCTTCCGCCGTTGAACGACGACCGTTGCCGTGTACCTGCCACCACCGGATCGGGGACGGATCcaaccgtcgccgccgtcgatgGTGGTAAGGAGAGCAATGAGCCAACGGTGGGGACTCCAATTCCGGGCAGCAAGGAcgcaaacggcagcagcagcaacaataataaAAGCAACCAGCATAGCGCCAGCGGCGCAATTACCCCGGTGGTGAGCGGAAACGCAAGCAGGCGTAAGCGGCGCCGCAGGAAGTCGAAGCGCGGCAAATCGAGCTCGACGAACGTCTCGTACAGCCGGGCGACCCAGTGGAAGTACCATCCCAGCAACAATGAGCGGCGCGTGAAGTACCTGCTAGCGGCCGCGCGCCGCTACTCGCCCTTCATGCAATCCGATCACCCACCGCTGGTGCCATACAACACGAACCGCTTCCTGATGGAGGACCACATGCCCCAAGTGCTCACGCCCTCAG AGGACGAAGAGGATTTCCTTACCAAGGACTTCTCCGTCGTCTACGAGAAGGAACGGTGCGAGCAGCTCGAAAACTTGAGCCACCCGGAGCTCATACAGGAGTACATCAAGCTGATGGTCGATCACGAGCAGGTGACGCGCCGTTTGAATGCGCTCAGCGCGGGTGGTGTCGGTTCCGGCAGAGGTGTCGCCTCCGCGGCCGCCGCGGCCGTTGTTGATAAATCCgacgccgatggtggtggcagtgttgGGGGTGCTGCTGTTAGCGGTGGTGCGACTGAGGCAGACGGCGGAAGCATTTCCAAAGAAAGGCGACTGGAACTGCGTGTGCAGGAGCTGACGAAAGAAAACTATG AGTTACGTCGCCAACTAGAACACACGAACCGACTCGTACTGTCGGCAAAGTCTTCTCCCCGCTATGGAGCACCGGTCCTGGAGCGTATGGATGTGACCGGTGGAGGTGATGCGCAGCGTATCGACGACAGCACCAGCGAGGACAGTGAAGCCGACAGTTCCAGTACGACAAGCTCGAACAACAGTggcaagagcagcagctcgagcagtagcagcagcagtagcagcgcgaGCAGCATGAGCGAACCGGAGAACGACGAACCGATGGCAGTGGAGGCACCGTTGCAACCCCGACTAATGGCTGGCGCCTCTCGGCAATCGGCAGCCTACCGTCACATGAACGGAAGTGGAGTCAATGGTATGGCCAATGGGAACCACGGTGAGGTCGAcggtgaagaagatgatccCAGCTCAAGCGATGATGCCGCGGATGATGACAATGAGGAAGACCTGATTGGGGATGAACAGTTGCGGTTTATGAATGGAGAAGAGAATCCTGCTCTCTCTCCACGACCGCCACTGATGGTGGAGTAG
- the LOC125951147 gene encoding serine/arginine repetitive matrix protein 2 isoform X1 → MSLESSMEQVESTHFLQRPEGVGEQDGTNDTVVVPASATRTDGGASVQIEGGGLPPLNDDRCRVPATTGSGTDPTVAAVDGGKESNEPTVGTPIPGSKDANGSSSNNNKSNQHSASGAITPVVSGNASRRKRRRRKSKRGKSSSTNVSYSRATQWKYHPSNNERRVKYLLAAARRYSPFMQSDHPPLVPYNTNRFLMEDHMPQVLTPSGRTRDSSLSIDSEENYFYSLPEDEEDFLTKDFSVVYEKERCEQLENLSHPELIQEYIKLMVDHEQVTRRLNALSAGGVGSGRGVASAAAAAVVDKSDADGGGSVGGAAVSGGATEADGGSISKERRLELRVQELTKENYELRRQLEHTNRLVLSAKSSPRYGAPVLERMDVTGGGDAQRIDDSTSEDSEADSSSTTSSNNSGKSSSSSSSSSSSSASSMSEPENDEPMAVEAPLQPRLMAGASRQSAAYRHMNGSGVNGMANGNHGEVDGEEDDPSSSDDAADDDNEEDLIGDEQLRFMNGEENPALSPRPPLMVE, encoded by the exons ATGTCGCTAGAAAGTAGCATGGAGCAGGTAGAAAGTACGCATTTTTTGCAAAGACCCGAAGGAGTCGGAGAGCAGGATGGCACGAACGACACGGTAGTAGTACCGGCGAGCGCCACCAGGACCGATGGTGGCGCTAGTGTCCAAATTGAAGGTGGTGGTCTTCCGCCGTTGAACGACGACCGTTGCCGTGTACCTGCCACCACCGGATCGGGGACGGATCcaaccgtcgccgccgtcgatgGTGGTAAGGAGAGCAATGAGCCAACGGTGGGGACTCCAATTCCGGGCAGCAAGGAcgcaaacggcagcagcagcaacaataataaAAGCAACCAGCATAGCGCCAGCGGCGCAATTACCCCGGTGGTGAGCGGAAACGCAAGCAGGCGTAAGCGGCGCCGCAGGAAGTCGAAGCGCGGCAAATCGAGCTCGACGAACGTCTCGTACAGCCGGGCGACCCAGTGGAAGTACCATCCCAGCAACAATGAGCGGCGCGTGAAGTACCTGCTAGCGGCCGCGCGCCGCTACTCGCCCTTCATGCAATCCGATCACCCACCGCTGGTGCCATACAACACGAACCGCTTCCTGATGGAGGACCACATGCCCCAAGTGCTCACGCCCTCAGGTAGAACGCGCGATTCCAGTTTGTCGATCGATTCagaagaaaattatttttactCACTACCAGAGGACGAAGAGGATTTCCTTACCAAGGACTTCTCCGTCGTCTACGAGAAGGAACGGTGCGAGCAGCTCGAAAACTTGAGCCACCCGGAGCTCATACAGGAGTACATCAAGCTGATGGTCGATCACGAGCAGGTGACGCGCCGTTTGAATGCGCTCAGCGCGGGTGGTGTCGGTTCCGGCAGAGGTGTCGCCTCCGCGGCCGCCGCGGCCGTTGTTGATAAATCCgacgccgatggtggtggcagtgttgGGGGTGCTGCTGTTAGCGGTGGTGCGACTGAGGCAGACGGCGGAAGCATTTCCAAAGAAAGGCGACTGGAACTGCGTGTGCAGGAGCTGACGAAAGAAAACTATG AGTTACGTCGCCAACTAGAACACACGAACCGACTCGTACTGTCGGCAAAGTCTTCTCCCCGCTATGGAGCACCGGTCCTGGAGCGTATGGATGTGACCGGTGGAGGTGATGCGCAGCGTATCGACGACAGCACCAGCGAGGACAGTGAAGCCGACAGTTCCAGTACGACAAGCTCGAACAACAGTggcaagagcagcagctcgagcagtagcagcagcagtagcagcgcgaGCAGCATGAGCGAACCGGAGAACGACGAACCGATGGCAGTGGAGGCACCGTTGCAACCCCGACTAATGGCTGGCGCCTCTCGGCAATCGGCAGCCTACCGTCACATGAACGGAAGTGGAGTCAATGGTATGGCCAATGGGAACCACGGTGAGGTCGAcggtgaagaagatgatccCAGCTCAAGCGATGATGCCGCGGATGATGACAATGAGGAAGACCTGATTGGGGATGAACAGTTGCGGTTTATGAATGGAGAAGAGAATCCTGCTCTCTCTCCACGACCGCCACTGATGGTGGAGTAG